In Stanieria sp. NIES-3757, the DNA window CACATGTTAACTGATGCTGGTTACGAACATTACGAAGTATCTAACTACGCTAAACCAGGGTTTCAATGTCGTCACAATCGAGTTTATTGGCAAAATCAACCCTATTATGGTTTTGGAATGGGTGCGGCAAGTTTTTTCGCCCAGAAAAGATTTACTCGTCCTCGTACTAGAAGGGAATATTATGCTTGGGTTGAAGCTGGTGCCATAATTGATGTGCCAGAGTTATCTGCTACAGATTATCTGTTAGAAACACTTATGTTGGGTTTGCGCCTAGCAAAAGGAATTCGTTTATCAAATATCACTCAGCAATTTGGCAAACAAGTTCTTAAATCAATTGGTATTTGTCTGCAACCTTATGCAAATCGAGGATGGGTAGAAACTGTTACGGACGAAGGTATACCAATCAACGCCGATTGGCACAATTTTGAAGAACATTTAGAATTAAACTTGCGATTAAACGATCCAGAAGGGTTTCTCTTTTCCAACACGATTTTGGCGGATTTATTTGAAAAATTTAGTTAGTTAAAGATTTTCTATCTTAGGTATTGAAAAAAACAAATGTTAAATAATTCAATAATTGATAAAATATAATGATTAAGTAAAAAATATATTTTTGGCTACATCGGTTAAGCGCTTTGTACCAAGGCAATTAGATTTGTCGTTATTTTTTGCTAGTGTTTCAATTTTCTTTCCTTCAGAAAATCTCAATAGTTACCTGAAACTTTATTATTGTAAATAATTTTACAGGTAACTTTTTTTTTACTTAGGAACAATTAAACAAAACCGATAATTGTTAAGATATTTTAATTAATTAAACATAAAATATATTATTTTCAACAATTAGAAACAAAACTCAAATTTATTCAAACTAAATATAAATAAATTAACTAAAAAATGCGATCCAATAAAAAGAGATGTAAATATACTTGAATATAAGCAAGCAAAAAACTTGTTTTTTTAAAGTAGATTTAATTCGGAATAATAATCAATGACAACTACTATACGCAGACCGGAGACTTCCAGTGTATGGGAAAGATTTTGTCAGTGGATCACTAGCACCAACAATCGTATTTATGTCGGTTGGTTCGGTGTACTGATGATCCCCACGCTCTTAACCGCAACTACTTGCTTCATCATTGCCTTCATCGCAGCTCCCCCAGTGGACATCGATGGCATCCGTGAGCCTGTAGCAGGTTCGTTACTCTACGGTAATAACATCATCTCTGGTGCAGTTGTACCTTCTTCTAACGCAATTGGTCTTCACTTCTACCCCATCTGGGAAGCAGCTTCCTTAGATGAGTGGTTATACAATGGTGGTCCTTACCAGTTAGTCGTATTCCACTTCCTGATTGGAATTTTCTGCTGGATGGGTCGTCAGTGGGAACTATCTTACCGCTTAGGTATGCGTCCTTGGATTTGTGTAGCATACAGTGCGCCAGTATCTGCTGCTACCGCAGTCTTCTTAATCTATCCTTTAGGACAAGGTTCTTTCTCTGATGGAATGCCTTTAGGAATCAGTGGTACCTTCAACTTCATGTTAGTGTTCCAAGCAGAACACAACATCTTAATGCACCCCTTCCACATGTTGGGTGTAGCTGGTGTATTCGGTGGTTCTTTATTCTCCGCCATGCACGGTTCTCTAGTAACCTCCTCTTTGGTTCGTGAAACCACTGAAACTGAATCTTTAAACTACGGTTACAAATTCGGTCAAGAAGAAGAAACTTACAACATCGTAGCTGCTCACGGTTACTTTGGACGTTTGATCTTCCAATACGCATCCTTCAACAACAGCCGTTCCTTGCACTTCTTCTTAGGTGCATGGCCTGTGATCGGAATCTGGTTTACTGCAATGGGTATCTCGACCATGGCATTCAACCTCAATGGATTCAACTTCAACCAATCGATCATGGATTCTCAAGGACACGTGGTCAATACTTGGGCAGACATTCTCAACCGTGCCAACCTCGGTTTTGAAGTAATGCACGAACGTAATGCTCACAACTTCCCCTTAGACTTAGCTAGTGGTGATATCGCTCCTGTAGCGTTAACTGCTCCTGCTATCAATGGCTAATTGCTTCAAGTCTAACTGAATTTTTCAAGACGCTCTTCTTCGGAAGGGCGTTTTTGTTTAGTTATAAAGTAAGTTAGCTCTTACTTAATTGATAAAGTTAATTGAATAAGTTGCCTCATAACCAGAAATTATTGCACTAGGAAAGAAAAGTTAAGTTATAATAACAAAAGTGTAGTCGTTATGAGTTTAATTTATAATTATGACAAATCCAACCATAGAAAATCTAGTAATTATTGGTTCAGGGCCTGCTGGTTACACTGCTGCTATTTATGCTGCGCGGGCAAATCTTAAACCAGTTATGTTTGAAGGTTTACAAGCAGGAGGAATTCCTGGTGGACAGTTAATGACTACTACCGAAGTAGAAAACTTTCCTGGTTTTCCTGATGGTATTACTGGCCCGCAATTAATGGAGAGAATGAAGGGACAGGCAATTAGATGGGGAACAGAATGCCATACAGAAGATGTAGTGGAAGTAGATTTAAGTAAGCGTCCCTTTACCGTTCGTTCGAGTGAAACAGAAGTAAAAACCCACAGTATTATTATTGCTACAGGTGCAACGGCAAAGCGTTTAAATCTACCTAGCGAAAATATTTATTGGAATAATGGAATTTCTGCCTGTGCTATTTGTGATGGTGCCAGTCCGCTATTTACTGGAGAAGAATTAGTAGTTATCGGTGGTGGAGATTCTGCTACGGAAGAAGCGGTTTATTTAACTAAATATGGTTCTCATGTCCATTTATTAGTTCGTAAACATGAACTGCGTGCGTCCAAAGCTATGCAAGATAGAGTTTTAAACAATCCTAAAGTTACCGTTCATTGGAATACGGAAGCCATCGATGTGTTTGGCGAAAATGGTCGCATGAGTGGAATTAGAGTCCGCAATAATCAAACTGGTGTAGAACAAGAGATAAAAGCCAAAGGTTTATTCTATGCCATTGGACATAATCCCAATACTTCTTTGTTTAAAGGACAGTTAGAACTAGATGAAGTTGGTTATCTGGTTGTCAAACCAGGGACAGTGCAGACTTCTGTAGAGGGAGTTTATGCAGCAGGAGATGTGCAAGACCATGAATACCGTCAAGCAATTACCGCAGCAGGGACGGGTTGTATGGCAGCTTTATCCGCAGAAAGATGGTTATCTGAACATAATTTGATTACAGAATATCATCAAAAATTTTCGGGGAAGGGTCAAGAAGACAATGAAGTAGTAGAAACAGAAAATCAAGCTGATACTGAAGAAACTTTCGCTCTCAATGCTACCCGTCACTACGGTGGTTATGCCTTAAGAAGATTATTCCATGAAAGCGATCGCGTTTTAATGGTTAAATATGTTTCTCCGACTTGTGGCCCTTGTAAAACTCTCAAGCCAATTTTAGATAAACTTGTTGAAGAATACGAAGGCAAGATTCATTTTGTCGAGATTGATATTGTTGCTGAACCAGAAATAGCCAAAATGGGGCAGGTAATTGGTACACCTACTCTTCAGTTTTTCCGCAATCAAGAATTAGTTCAAGAACTTAAAGGTGTAAAACAAAAGAGTGAATACCGTCAGGTAATAGAAAGCTATTTACCAGTAAGAGCTAATGCTTCGGTATAACAGTTGTTTAGGTTAATAAACTTTAATTTCTTGCTGTAAACTCAAAGCATTGATTTCAAGTGTGCGTTGCTTGGTGAACCTGTAGCACCATTAGTCGCACCTTGAAATTATTTTTTATCTAAATTGTTAAGATTTTGTCATTAAGATAAGCAAATTTTCTTAAGAAAAAGCTTGGATCGTAGGGCGATCGCTATATAAATCCATATAATAGACATCTCCGTAAAATCAATCATAAATGAATTAATCAGTGCCAAAATTCAATCTATTGTTGCTGGTTGGTTCTTAAATCGGCTAAGAGGCTTACTATCAATTAAGTAACGCACTTAAACTCAATCTAAAATTAGACTTCTATTACTCTGTAAGAAAAAGGTTTCAATTGTAAAATTACCTTCTAAAATAATGGAGTAATAAGTAGATGTACTATGGAAAAAATACCTATGATTAGTGACAAATTCGACCACCCTGCTCTACTATCTTCTCGTGAATTAGAAATTCTAGAATTAGTTGTTAGCGGTTTAAGCAATCATAAAATTGCTGAAAAATTGGATATTAGCAAACGAACTGTTGATAATCATATTAGTAATATTCTTAAAAAAACTCAAACAGAAAATCGCGTAGAATTAGTTCGTTGGGCTTTACAGTGGGGAAAAGTATGTATTGATGATGTCAACTGCTGTTCCTTGCCTGACTCTAATCAGTCAAAAAACCGCAATGAAATGGTATCAGAAGCTTAAGCAACCAATTGTTATAGTTACTGTATTAGGTATCGGTATAACCATAGGACTAGGCAGTTGTAATCAAGCTAACTACATTACACCGCCTACTCAAAATTTAGGTGCTTCATTAAATACGACAGCAACTGAACAAGAACCTCATTTTTCCTATGATGGTCGTTATCTAGTGTTTGAGAGCGATCGCTATGCTCCTTGGTTACCTTCAGACCGTAATTCTCAACGTAGTATATATCTTTACGATCTACAAAGCCGTCGTTTAATATCTCTTCCTGGACTTAATCAGCAAGGAAGTATGCAGTTTCAGGCGGATATTAGTGCTGATGGTCGTTACATAGTCTATGTTTCAGAACAATTGGGTAAACCAGATATTTTTCTTTACGACCGCTTTGCTTTGAAATCTGAAAATATTACTCGTAATTTTTTAGGAGAAGTACGTAACCCCACGATTAGTGGAAATGGTCGTTTTATTGCTTTTGAAGGTAATCGTTCGGGACAATGGGATCTAGAAATTTATGACCGGGGTTTAGGAACAGAGTTATCTTTACCTACAACTGTTCCAAATAATTCTGATACACCACAACCCAATAATTAATTCTTACTCATTTGCTGATTAAAAATGCAATTATTTTAATGGCATTTCTCAAAGAAAACAAAAATTTTAGCTTGTATATAATTAAATTAATCAATAATTTAGACGTTTTCAAGAGTCTGGTTTTAATATTTCCGCTCCTCTAAAAGTAGCTTAAATTTCCCTGATTGGCAAATTAGGCAGTAATTTTACAAATTGTGTTTTAATATTTTGAGTGTATCAGTCCTACTACAATAAAATATGTAATTTAAATAACGATTGCTGCCATTAAAATTATGCAGCCAACTCCGTTCGATGAACTCAAGAAAATCTTAGAGCAACTGGAAAACTTCCCTAGCACAGGATATCATCGCATTTATCTCCAAACTAAACTCAAGGAAGCGATCTCAGCTTACAATAACGTTGGGATATTCAAATATGTCCTGTTTGCACCGAGATATCATCAACTTATAAAACGCGCTCGTTCTTTTCTGTAGCAGCTTTTAATGGTGTTGATTATTTAATGTATAAAAAACGCTATATATTTAGCTAGTTGGGTTTCAAAATATTGTTATGTGGGAATCTCAAATTGAATCTCTCAACTCTGGTTGTATTCAAAAAATCTCCATTTTTTCCCAAACTAGAAGAGTAACCTACTCAGAAGTAATTCAATTGTGGCAACAAGCTGAAACCTTTCGTTCTTTTTTTATCTCTCTGTTAGCCTCTGCTCCGTTTTCAGCTTATTTTTGGGAAACACCGCCAATTACTCACTCTACTGTTAACCAGGAATTCGAGTTTGTTTTAGTAGATAGTCCTCAACTAACTAAAGTAGAGCCTGAATTAAGTTCGTTTAAAGAATATTTTGAATCAACTTCTGAAGATGTAATTACTTTTCCTAATCTAAATCAAGATGCTTTACTGGTTGTACCATGTCCCATTGCAAAATCATCTGCTTATCCTCATCTAGCTACCTTTGTCAGAGAAGCTCCCAAATCGCAGCAGCATGCTTTATGGCAAACTGTTGGTAGTGTATTAGAGCAGAATCTTAATGATCGTTCAACTTGGGTTAGCACATCGGGATTAGGAGTTTATTGGCTTCACGTTAGATTAGATTCTTATCCGAAGTACTACAGTTTTAATCCATACAAAATTGCAGGTTGAGCCGTGTTCATTTTACTCAATTATCATTTTATAAACTAATACCAATTTGATTTAATCGTGAGAGAGATTGAAGAAAAAAAGTAATAAGTAATAGGTTAAAGTTGCCTTCGGATTTCTAAAAACTGATCAAGTCTTTCATTAATTTAGAAAATTGGGATAAGTAGCTGCAAGAAAGCACTTTAATGTATTATGAAGTAAATATATTATATATTATTTAATAGTGTAGAATTAGATTGTAGTAACGAAGAAAATATTTTGAAAAAAACGAGAAAAACAAATAAATTTGCTCAACCCTTTCAAAAAGCAGACCTACATCGAATTAACGAAAGAATTACCGCTACAGAAGTTAGAGTCATAGATGAAAACGGCGAACAGATTGGCATCAAACCCCTACAAGAAGCATTGATGCTAGCTAAAGAACAAGAGTTAGACTTGGTTGAAGTATCGCCAAAGGCTTCACCACCAGTTTGCAAAATCATAGATTATGGCAAGTTTAAATATCATCTACAAAAGAAAGAAGCAGAAGCTAAAAAAAATCAAACTGATAACACCGTCAAGGAATTAAAAATAAGATACTGTACAGATATTGGAGATTTA includes these proteins:
- a CDS encoding thioredoxin reductase; translation: MTNPTIENLVIIGSGPAGYTAAIYAARANLKPVMFEGLQAGGIPGGQLMTTTEVENFPGFPDGITGPQLMERMKGQAIRWGTECHTEDVVEVDLSKRPFTVRSSETEVKTHSIIIATGATAKRLNLPSENIYWNNGISACAICDGASPLFTGEELVVIGGGDSATEEAVYLTKYGSHVHLLVRKHELRASKAMQDRVLNNPKVTVHWNTEAIDVFGENGRMSGIRVRNNQTGVEQEIKAKGLFYAIGHNPNTSLFKGQLELDEVGYLVVKPGTVQTSVEGVYAAGDVQDHEYRQAITAAGTGCMAALSAERWLSEHNLITEYHQKFSGKGQEDNEVVETENQADTEETFALNATRHYGGYALRRLFHESDRVLMVKYVSPTCGPCKTLKPILDKLVEEYEGKIHFVEIDIVAEPEIAKMGQVIGTPTLQFFRNQELVQELKGVKQKSEYRQVIESYLPVRANASV
- a CDS encoding transcriptional regulator, LuxR family; translated protein: MISDKFDHPALLSSRELEILELVVSGLSNHKIAEKLDISKRTVDNHISNILKKTQTENRVELVRWALQWGKVCIDDVNCCSLPDSNQSKNRNEMVSEA
- the psbA3_1 gene encoding photosystem II D1 protein — protein: MTTTIRRPETSSVWERFCQWITSTNNRIYVGWFGVLMIPTLLTATTCFIIAFIAAPPVDIDGIREPVAGSLLYGNNIISGAVVPSSNAIGLHFYPIWEAASLDEWLYNGGPYQLVVFHFLIGIFCWMGRQWELSYRLGMRPWICVAYSAPVSAATAVFLIYPLGQGSFSDGMPLGISGTFNFMLVFQAEHNILMHPFHMLGVAGVFGGSLFSAMHGSLVTSSLVRETTETESLNYGYKFGQEEETYNIVAAHGYFGRLIFQYASFNNSRSLHFFLGAWPVIGIWFTAMGISTMAFNLNGFNFNQSIMDSQGHVVNTWADILNRANLGFEVMHERNAHNFPLDLASGDIAPVALTAPAING
- a CDS encoding WD40 domain protein beta Propeller, with product MKWYQKLKQPIVIVTVLGIGITIGLGSCNQANYITPPTQNLGASLNTTATEQEPHFSYDGRYLVFESDRYAPWLPSDRNSQRSIYLYDLQSRRLISLPGLNQQGSMQFQADISADGRYIVYVSEQLGKPDIFLYDRFALKSENITRNFLGEVRNPTISGNGRFIAFEGNRSGQWDLEIYDRGLGTELSLPTTVPNNSDTPQPNN
- the infC2 gene encoding translation initiation factor IF-3 → MKKTRKTNKFAQPFQKADLHRINERITATEVRVIDENGEQIGIKPLQEALMLAKEQELDLVEVSPKASPPVCKIIDYGKFKYHLQKKEAEAKKNQTDNTVKELKIRYCTDIGDLNTKLKHARKFLSNGCKVKFSMRFRGREKAFVKLGQDKLDQIVETLADVANVDEQLSSNKSQMHVVLTPN